In one Oreochromis aureus strain Israel breed Guangdong linkage group 2, ZZ_aureus, whole genome shotgun sequence genomic region, the following are encoded:
- the fbxo38 gene encoding F-box only protein 38 isoform X1: MGPRKKSNKFHALVGSSGDDLVQRLSEPKDYINELSHEVLCHIFRYLPMKDIMCMECLSRKLREAVTLYLRVVKVVDLCAGHWWEYMPSGFTDSSFLLLLKKMPDLEQLYGLHPRYLERRRIRGFEAFSIPGVLEALQACPNLLGVETSHLELVEAIWNYMPQVHILGKFRNRNGAFPIPAENKLTIPINAKIQTLHLVGVNVPEIPCVSMLRHLYLKWVRLTKPQPFKDFLCVSLRTFVMRNCAGPTNSLKYVPLITGLASARNLEQLELVRVPFLGGLIQHVVEDSWRSGGFRNLHTIAFGACKNALEVDLGYLIITAARRLHELRIQPSLTKDGVFSALKMAELEFPQFETLHLGYVDEFLLQCKMSHSELVKYGLADVIENPGIITDIGIKVVNEVFTNIKYLLIYNCPHLHNPHHWITDQSRWSRLVDLTLVRCHAIKLESFSQFVELLPSLEFICLDQMFREPPKGCARVGLSAGTGIGVSSALVSNQNSNNDNEDHHHHNEANMPPPPINNINNQRRRQQQQHNAPAEVNGMEEEDEEDEDEEENMDVEPQIELKEAEVEEGDVAPGPSHQATASQPPDEEQAGPSGLVQQCRSACANVPKPSQVISDSDSEEEEGLVSRLMPPSCLEQPASCTKGKGKTPLRRGNNVAISMAVSDQPKAHAAENSCEKSCQVTSEQIKADMKAATESSRRSSGKGVTTEAAEATTRPGASGTSEDTPASRTGVRTMTGSLVRVGPAGATSGHAGGCRRVVMDATHGTATDRAAGSGREGAERPSVPLSSGPANVDSVEPRGGAVNNDPRIPGPQTGQGKRQPSSAVASGSQQENFVPRRPLTRSCTRTSSVSLVSETDLSRARPRMAVRRKRMADKSTSTSDPVTEDDHVQILSLKSKNLVGITLTNCGITDLVLKDCPKMMFIHATRCRVLKHLRVESAPIVNRFDYAQCKKLDMEQVLDQILRMPPERNRIIYMRPMHQIDSVALERQLFQGPYPYHIAIVHEFSNPPNIRNKVRIRSWMDTIANISQELIKYEFFPEATRTEEDVKKFPKYPWGRDIYTLEGLVDGAPYSMITDFPWLRTLRAADPNGYSRYDFEDDESTTIYAPRRKGQLSADICMETIGEEISERRQSKRGVFQRVVVLFLHHCDTPGEPVDDDYI; encoded by the exons GCTTTACAGATAGCAGCTTTTTGCTCCTTTTGAAGAAGATGCCAGATCTGGAGCAGCTGTATGGTCTCCACCCACGATACCTGGAAAGGAGACGAATCCGTGGTTTTGAGGCGTTCAGTATTCCAGGAGTCCTGGAGGCTCTGCAAGCCTGCCCAAATCTGCTG GGCGTTGAGACTTCCCACCTGGAACTGGTGGAAGCCATTTGGAACTATATGCCCCAGGTTCACATTCTCGGAAAGTTCCGCAACCGTAACGGGGCTTTTCCCATTCCCGCTGAGAACAAACTCACCATCCCCATAAATGCCAAGATCCAGACCCTCCATCTGGTGG GTGTGAATGTTCCCGAGATCCCCTGTGTGTCCATGCTGCGGCACCTTTACCTGAAGTGGGTCCGCCTTACCAAACCACAGCCTTTTAAGGACTTTCTGTGTGTGAGCCTAAGGACCTTTGTTATGCGCAACTGTGCAGGGCCGACCAACTCTCTCAAATACGTTCCCCTGATTACTGGCTTGGCTTCAGCCCGGAACCTCGAGCAGCTGGAGCTGGTACGAGTTCCCTTCTTGGGAGGGCTGATCCAGCACGTCGTGGAGGATAGCTGGAGATCAG GAGGATTTCGGAACCTCCACACCATTGCGTTTGGAGCCTGTAAGAATGCCCTGGAGGTGGACTTGGGCTACCTCATCATAACTGCTGCTCGCAG GCTTCACGAGCTGCGTATCCAGCCTTCACTGACGAAAGATGGAGTCTTCTCAGCTCTCAAGATGGCTGAACTGGAGTTTCCCCAGTTTGAGACTCTTCATCTGGGTTATGTGGATGAGTTTCTGCTGCAGT GTAAAATGAGCCATTCAGAGCTGGTGAAATACGGGCTGGCGGATGTTATCGAGAACCCGGGAATCATCACTGATATTGGGATAAAGGTGGTGAATGAGGTGTTCACCAATATTAAATACCTGCTAATCTACAACTGTCCTCACCTCCACAACCCTCACCACTGGATTACTG atcAGTCCAGATGGAGTCGTCTGGTTGATCTCACTCTGGTTCGCTGTCACGCCATCAAACTGGAGTCTTTTTCCCAGTTTGTAGAGTTGCTGCCCAGTCTGGAGTTTATCTGTCTGGACCAAATGTTTCGAGAACCACCCAAG GGCTGTGCCAGGGTGGGTCTGAGTGCAGGAACTGGGATCGGTGTTTCCTCAGCACTGGTCAGCAACCAGAACTCAAACAATGACAATGAAGACCACCATCACCACAATGAGGCAAACATGCCTCCTCCACCCATCAACAACATAAACAACCAACggcggcggcagcagcagcaacacaatG CACCAGCAGAAGTAAATGGAATggaggaagaagatgaagaggatgaagacGAG GAGGAGAACATGGACGTTGAGCCTCAGATCGAGCTGAAAGAAGCCGAGGTTGAAGAAGGCGACGTGGCTCCGGGGCCCAGTCACCAGGCTACAGCATCACAGCCGCCTGATGAGGAACAAGCAG GTCCCAGTGGTTTAGTCCAGCAGTGCAGATCAGCTTGTGCCAACGTACCCAAACCTTCACAGGTCATCTCGGACTCAGACAGCGAGGAAGAGGAAGGCCTTGTTTCCAGGTTAATGCCACCTTCATGTTTGGAGCAGCCGGCCTCATGTACAAAAG GTAAAGGAAAGACTCCGCTGAGGAGGGGCAACAATGTGGCTATATCCATGGCAGTCTCTGATCAGCCAAAGGCTCATGCTGCAGAGAACAGCTGTGAGAAGAGCTGCCAGGTGACCAGTGAACAGATTAAGGCAGATATGAAGGCTGCTActgagagcagcaggaggagcagcGGTAAAGGAGTTACTACTGAGGCTGCGGAGGCCACGACAAGGCCAGGAGCTAGTGGGACATCAGAGGATACTCCAGCATCAAGGACTGGAGTAAGGACAATGACCGGCTCATTGGTCAGAGTTGGACCTGCAGGAGCCACATCGGGCCATGCGGGTGGATGTAGGAGGGTGGTGATGGATGCCACCCATGGAACAGCCACTGACAGAGCTGCAGGAAGTGGCAGAGAGGGCGCAGAGCGACCCTCTGTCCCTCTGAGTTCTGGTCCTGCCAATGTGGACAGTGTGGAGCCCAGAGGtggtgctgtaaataatgatcCTAGGATACCAGGACCTCAGACTGGTCAGGGGAAGAGGCAGCCTTCCTCTGCTGTGGCCTCAGGATCACAGCAGGAGAACTTTGTTCCGAGGCGACCCTTAACCCGATCTTGCACCCGCACGTCCTCTGTGTCGTTAGTCTCAGAGACAG ATCTTTCCAGAGCCAGGCCTCGAATGGCAGTGAGGAGGAAACGAATGGCTGACAAATCAACCAGCACTTCAGACCCTGTCACTGAGGACGACCATGTGCAG ATTTTGTCTCTGAAGAGCAAGAACCTGGTGGGAATCACTCTGACCAACTGTGGAATCACTGATTTGGTCCTTAAAGACTGCCCCAAAATGATGTTCATTCACG CTACCAGATGCCGTGTGTTAAAGCACCTGAGAGTAGAAAGTGCCCCCATAGTAAACAGATTTGACTACGCTCAGTGTAAGAAGCTAGACATGGAACAAGTCCTGGATCAGATCCTGAGAATGCCCCCTGAGAGGAATCGCATAATCTACATGCGTCCTATGCATCAG ATTGACTCAGTAGCATTGGAGCGCCAGCTGTTCCAGGGGCCGTATCCTTATCACATTGCTATAGTGCACGAATTCAGCAACCCGCCAAATATACGCAACAAAGTTCGCATTCGCAGTTGGATGGACACCATAGCCAACATCAGCCA AGAGCTAATAAAGTACGAGTTCTTCCCAGAAGCCACCAGGACAGAAGAGGATGTGAAAAAGTTTCCCAAATACCCATGGGGTCGAGACATCTACACACTGGAGG GATTGGTGGATGGTGCGCCCTACAGCATGATAACAGATTTCCCTTGGCTCAGGACTCTGAGAGCAGCGGATCCTAACGGCTATTCCCGCTATGACTTTGAAGATGATGAAAGCA CCACCATCTACGCCCCACGGCGTAAAGGACAGCTGTCAGCTGACATCTGCATGGAGACCATTGGGGAAGAGATCTCGGAGCGCCGACAGAGCAAAAGAGGAGTGTTTCAGAGAGTAGTGGTCCTCTTCCTTCATCACTGTGATACTCCAGGCGAACCCGTGGATGACGACTACATCTAG
- the fbxo38 gene encoding F-box only protein 38 isoform X2, with amino-acid sequence MGPRKKSNKFHALVGSSGDDLVQRLSEPKDYINELSHEVLCHIFRYLPMKDIMCMECLSRKLREAVTLYLRVVKVVDLCAGHWWEYMPSGFTDSSFLLLLKKMPDLEQLYGLHPRYLERRRIRGFEAFSIPGVLEALQACPNLLGVETSHLELVEAIWNYMPQVHILGKFRNRNGAFPIPAENKLTIPINAKIQTLHLVGVNVPEIPCVSMLRHLYLKWVRLTKPQPFKDFLCVSLRTFVMRNCAGPTNSLKYVPLITGLASARNLEQLELVRVPFLGGLIQHVVEDSWRSGGFRNLHTIAFGACKNALEVDLGYLIITAARRLHELRIQPSLTKDGVFSALKMAELEFPQFETLHLGYVDEFLLQCKMSHSELVKYGLADVIENPGIITDIGIKVVNEVFTNIKYLLIYNCPHLHNPHHWITDQSRWSRLVDLTLVRCHAIKLESFSQFVELLPSLEFICLDQMFREPPKGCARVGLSAGTGIGVSSALVSNQNSNNDNEDHHHHNEANMPPPPINNINNQRRRQQQQHNAPAEVNGMEEEDEEDEDEENMDVEPQIELKEAEVEEGDVAPGPSHQATASQPPDEEQAGPSGLVQQCRSACANVPKPSQVISDSDSEEEEGLVSRLMPPSCLEQPASCTKGKGKTPLRRGNNVAISMAVSDQPKAHAAENSCEKSCQVTSEQIKADMKAATESSRRSSGKGVTTEAAEATTRPGASGTSEDTPASRTGVRTMTGSLVRVGPAGATSGHAGGCRRVVMDATHGTATDRAAGSGREGAERPSVPLSSGPANVDSVEPRGGAVNNDPRIPGPQTGQGKRQPSSAVASGSQQENFVPRRPLTRSCTRTSSVSLVSETDLSRARPRMAVRRKRMADKSTSTSDPVTEDDHVQILSLKSKNLVGITLTNCGITDLVLKDCPKMMFIHATRCRVLKHLRVESAPIVNRFDYAQCKKLDMEQVLDQILRMPPERNRIIYMRPMHQIDSVALERQLFQGPYPYHIAIVHEFSNPPNIRNKVRIRSWMDTIANISQELIKYEFFPEATRTEEDVKKFPKYPWGRDIYTLEGLVDGAPYSMITDFPWLRTLRAADPNGYSRYDFEDDESTTIYAPRRKGQLSADICMETIGEEISERRQSKRGVFQRVVVLFLHHCDTPGEPVDDDYI; translated from the exons GCTTTACAGATAGCAGCTTTTTGCTCCTTTTGAAGAAGATGCCAGATCTGGAGCAGCTGTATGGTCTCCACCCACGATACCTGGAAAGGAGACGAATCCGTGGTTTTGAGGCGTTCAGTATTCCAGGAGTCCTGGAGGCTCTGCAAGCCTGCCCAAATCTGCTG GGCGTTGAGACTTCCCACCTGGAACTGGTGGAAGCCATTTGGAACTATATGCCCCAGGTTCACATTCTCGGAAAGTTCCGCAACCGTAACGGGGCTTTTCCCATTCCCGCTGAGAACAAACTCACCATCCCCATAAATGCCAAGATCCAGACCCTCCATCTGGTGG GTGTGAATGTTCCCGAGATCCCCTGTGTGTCCATGCTGCGGCACCTTTACCTGAAGTGGGTCCGCCTTACCAAACCACAGCCTTTTAAGGACTTTCTGTGTGTGAGCCTAAGGACCTTTGTTATGCGCAACTGTGCAGGGCCGACCAACTCTCTCAAATACGTTCCCCTGATTACTGGCTTGGCTTCAGCCCGGAACCTCGAGCAGCTGGAGCTGGTACGAGTTCCCTTCTTGGGAGGGCTGATCCAGCACGTCGTGGAGGATAGCTGGAGATCAG GAGGATTTCGGAACCTCCACACCATTGCGTTTGGAGCCTGTAAGAATGCCCTGGAGGTGGACTTGGGCTACCTCATCATAACTGCTGCTCGCAG GCTTCACGAGCTGCGTATCCAGCCTTCACTGACGAAAGATGGAGTCTTCTCAGCTCTCAAGATGGCTGAACTGGAGTTTCCCCAGTTTGAGACTCTTCATCTGGGTTATGTGGATGAGTTTCTGCTGCAGT GTAAAATGAGCCATTCAGAGCTGGTGAAATACGGGCTGGCGGATGTTATCGAGAACCCGGGAATCATCACTGATATTGGGATAAAGGTGGTGAATGAGGTGTTCACCAATATTAAATACCTGCTAATCTACAACTGTCCTCACCTCCACAACCCTCACCACTGGATTACTG atcAGTCCAGATGGAGTCGTCTGGTTGATCTCACTCTGGTTCGCTGTCACGCCATCAAACTGGAGTCTTTTTCCCAGTTTGTAGAGTTGCTGCCCAGTCTGGAGTTTATCTGTCTGGACCAAATGTTTCGAGAACCACCCAAG GGCTGTGCCAGGGTGGGTCTGAGTGCAGGAACTGGGATCGGTGTTTCCTCAGCACTGGTCAGCAACCAGAACTCAAACAATGACAATGAAGACCACCATCACCACAATGAGGCAAACATGCCTCCTCCACCCATCAACAACATAAACAACCAACggcggcggcagcagcagcaacacaatG CACCAGCAGAAGTAAATGGAATggaggaagaagatgaagaggatgaagacGAG GAGAACATGGACGTTGAGCCTCAGATCGAGCTGAAAGAAGCCGAGGTTGAAGAAGGCGACGTGGCTCCGGGGCCCAGTCACCAGGCTACAGCATCACAGCCGCCTGATGAGGAACAAGCAG GTCCCAGTGGTTTAGTCCAGCAGTGCAGATCAGCTTGTGCCAACGTACCCAAACCTTCACAGGTCATCTCGGACTCAGACAGCGAGGAAGAGGAAGGCCTTGTTTCCAGGTTAATGCCACCTTCATGTTTGGAGCAGCCGGCCTCATGTACAAAAG GTAAAGGAAAGACTCCGCTGAGGAGGGGCAACAATGTGGCTATATCCATGGCAGTCTCTGATCAGCCAAAGGCTCATGCTGCAGAGAACAGCTGTGAGAAGAGCTGCCAGGTGACCAGTGAACAGATTAAGGCAGATATGAAGGCTGCTActgagagcagcaggaggagcagcGGTAAAGGAGTTACTACTGAGGCTGCGGAGGCCACGACAAGGCCAGGAGCTAGTGGGACATCAGAGGATACTCCAGCATCAAGGACTGGAGTAAGGACAATGACCGGCTCATTGGTCAGAGTTGGACCTGCAGGAGCCACATCGGGCCATGCGGGTGGATGTAGGAGGGTGGTGATGGATGCCACCCATGGAACAGCCACTGACAGAGCTGCAGGAAGTGGCAGAGAGGGCGCAGAGCGACCCTCTGTCCCTCTGAGTTCTGGTCCTGCCAATGTGGACAGTGTGGAGCCCAGAGGtggtgctgtaaataatgatcCTAGGATACCAGGACCTCAGACTGGTCAGGGGAAGAGGCAGCCTTCCTCTGCTGTGGCCTCAGGATCACAGCAGGAGAACTTTGTTCCGAGGCGACCCTTAACCCGATCTTGCACCCGCACGTCCTCTGTGTCGTTAGTCTCAGAGACAG ATCTTTCCAGAGCCAGGCCTCGAATGGCAGTGAGGAGGAAACGAATGGCTGACAAATCAACCAGCACTTCAGACCCTGTCACTGAGGACGACCATGTGCAG ATTTTGTCTCTGAAGAGCAAGAACCTGGTGGGAATCACTCTGACCAACTGTGGAATCACTGATTTGGTCCTTAAAGACTGCCCCAAAATGATGTTCATTCACG CTACCAGATGCCGTGTGTTAAAGCACCTGAGAGTAGAAAGTGCCCCCATAGTAAACAGATTTGACTACGCTCAGTGTAAGAAGCTAGACATGGAACAAGTCCTGGATCAGATCCTGAGAATGCCCCCTGAGAGGAATCGCATAATCTACATGCGTCCTATGCATCAG ATTGACTCAGTAGCATTGGAGCGCCAGCTGTTCCAGGGGCCGTATCCTTATCACATTGCTATAGTGCACGAATTCAGCAACCCGCCAAATATACGCAACAAAGTTCGCATTCGCAGTTGGATGGACACCATAGCCAACATCAGCCA AGAGCTAATAAAGTACGAGTTCTTCCCAGAAGCCACCAGGACAGAAGAGGATGTGAAAAAGTTTCCCAAATACCCATGGGGTCGAGACATCTACACACTGGAGG GATTGGTGGATGGTGCGCCCTACAGCATGATAACAGATTTCCCTTGGCTCAGGACTCTGAGAGCAGCGGATCCTAACGGCTATTCCCGCTATGACTTTGAAGATGATGAAAGCA CCACCATCTACGCCCCACGGCGTAAAGGACAGCTGTCAGCTGACATCTGCATGGAGACCATTGGGGAAGAGATCTCGGAGCGCCGACAGAGCAAAAGAGGAGTGTTTCAGAGAGTAGTGGTCCTCTTCCTTCATCACTGTGATACTCCAGGCGAACCCGTGGATGACGACTACATCTAG